Proteins from a genomic interval of Paenibacillus sp. FSL H8-0048:
- a CDS encoding GNAT family N-acetyltransferase, with product MNLIEPFNTTRLHFRLLNQSDIDAVYRQFSDPDMCRYFSEPPCDYNEAVEIIEHYAQPEGKGHHRYGMFDRETHAFIGTCGYHYWDAERKQVEIGYDIWKDYWGQGYMSEALPILLDTCFTQLDADSIYILTHPQNAASMATVRKFGFEGCEPCREVEDEPQTCMKLMREHWSPALK from the coding sequence ATGAATCTAATCGAACCCTTTAACACTACACGATTACACTTTCGCCTACTCAATCAGTCTGACATCGATGCAGTCTACCGGCAATTCTCGGACCCGGACATGTGCCGATACTTCAGTGAGCCGCCCTGCGATTACAACGAAGCTGTGGAGATCATTGAGCATTACGCCCAGCCTGAGGGCAAAGGCCATCACCGCTATGGGATGTTTGACCGGGAGACCCATGCCTTCATTGGCACCTGCGGCTATCATTACTGGGACGCAGAGCGGAAGCAGGTGGAGATCGGGTATGACATCTGGAAGGATTATTGGGGGCAAGGTTATATGTCGGAGGCTCTGCCCATACTTCTCGACACGTGCTTCACACAGCTTGATGCGGACTCTATCTATATCCTGACCCATCCGCAGAACGCTGCTTCGATGGCAACGGTGCGTAAGTTCGGGTTCGAGGGGTGCGAGCCTTGCAGAGAAGTGGAGGATGAGCCTCAGACGTGTATGAAGCTGATGCGGGAGCACTGGTCCCCTGCCCTAAAGTGA
- the cysC gene encoding adenylyl-sulfate kinase, which yields MHTGVTLWFTGLSGSGKTTLCRCLNQRLQQMNVRTELLDGDVLRNQLFRGLGFSKEDRSLNVRTAAYLAQLLTRNDIIVLASFISPYRDMREQIRQSIQPFVEIYVKCSFEECARRDVKGLYRKALSGEIPHFTGLTAPYEEPLRPELIVDTEQYNEDQSTGLILAYLKNHGYIY from the coding sequence TTGCATACCGGAGTAACACTATGGTTCACCGGCCTGTCCGGCTCTGGAAAAACCACGCTCTGCCGCTGCCTGAATCAGAGATTGCAACAAATGAACGTGAGGACAGAACTGCTCGACGGTGATGTCTTGAGGAATCAACTGTTCCGGGGGTTAGGCTTCTCCAAAGAAGACCGGTCGCTGAATGTAAGAACCGCAGCCTATCTGGCGCAGCTCCTGACCCGTAACGATATCATCGTCCTGGCCTCCTTCATCTCCCCTTACCGGGACATGAGGGAGCAAATCCGGCAGAGCATCCAGCCTTTCGTGGAAATCTACGTCAAATGCTCCTTCGAGGAATGTGCAAGACGGGATGTCAAAGGCTTATACCGCAAAGCGCTTTCCGGAGAGATTCCGCATTTTACCGGCCTGACTGCCCCCTATGAGGAGCCGCTCCGGCCCGAGCTTATTGTGGATACCGAGCAGTATAATGAGGATCAATCCACCGGGCTGATTCTCGCCTACTTGAAGAACCATGGTTATATCTATTAA